From the Variovorax paradoxus genome, the window ATGTTGCGAAATTTCGTACAAATGACACCTTCAGAAACAAAGTCGATAGTTACCCTGTCCCTGCTGGCTGCCTTTGTCGATGGCGAGAAGCACGAGCGCGAGCGGGCGGAGATCAAGCGCATCGCGGAAGGCCTGTCGCAGGCCGACGGGCTGAACCTGCCGACGCTCTACCAGGACGTGCTGATGAAGCGGGTTTCGCTGGCGTCGGTGGCCGGCGAGCTCAAGAGTGCCGAGGCGCGGCAGCTGGCTTATGAGATGGCGGTGTGCGTCTGCGACGCGGACGGCACCCAGTCCGAGGCGGAGCGGATGTTCCTGGCGGACGTGCGCACCTCGCTCGGGCTGGACGCATCGGCGGCCGGCTTTTCGCAGCAGGCCGAGGAAATTGCCGCGGTGCCGATGGCCGCAGCGGCCGGAACCGCCGTGGCGGCGGGCGCTGCGTCAGGCGTGGCGACGAATGCGCCCGATGCCGCCGAGTTGGACAAATCGATCCTCAACGCCGCCATCCTCAACGGCGCGCTCGAGCTGCTGCCCGAGACGCTGTCGACCATGGCGATCATTCCGTTGCAGATGAAACTGGTCTATCGCATCGGGCAGGCCCATGGGTACCAGCTCGACAGCGGCCACATCAAGGACTTCCTGGCGACGGTGGGCGTGGGCCTGACTTCGCAGTATCTGGAGCAGGCCGGGCGCAAGCTGCTGGGCGGGCTGCTCGGCAAGGTCGGCGGCGGCCTGTTGCGCGGGCTGGGCAACCAGGCCGTGAGCTCGGGGATGAGCTTTGCGTCGACCTACGCGCTGGGCCACGTCGCCAAGCGCTACTACGCCGGCGGCCGGACGCTCTCCACGCAGATGCTGAAGGACGCGTTTGCCGGCGTGGTCAAGGAAGGGCAGGGCCTGCAGGCGCAGTACCTGCCGGCCATCCAGGAAAAGGCCCGCACGCTGGATGCGGGCAAGGTACTTTCGCTGGTAAGAGGCGCCTGAAACAGTTCTCCCCCAGGCTTCGCGCACCGCGTGTCGCTTCTCCAACCCCCTCACCGGGGGCAACACCAGCGGCCCGGCAAAGCCGGTTCCGCGGTGTTTCGGGACGAGAGAACTGGCTAAACCTTGCTCAGATCGTCGAGGATCGGGCAATCGGGCCGCGCATCGCCGTGACAGCAATGCACGAGGTGCGCGAGCGTGTTGCGCATCGACTGCATGTCCGCGATGCGCTGCTCCAGTTCGCCGAGATGCTTCTGTGCAATCCGCTTGACGCTCGAACTTGCGCGCCGGCGGTTGTGCCAGAGGCCCACCAACTCGGCGATTTCGTCCATCGAGAAGCCGAGGTCGCGTGAGCGCTTGATGAAGCGCAGCGTGTGCACGTCGGCCTCGCCGTACTGGCGGTAGCCGCTCTCGGTGCGCGCCACAGCCGGCAGCAGGCCCAGCCCCTCGTAGTGCCGGACCATGCGGGCAGACACGCCGGAGCGCTGTGCCGCTTCGCCGATGGCGACCGGGGCGGACTGCGCGGCGTTCACGGTCACTGGACCGCGTAGCCGGCGTTCTCGATCGCCGCCACGATGTCCTTGCGCGGCTGCGCGCTCAGCACGTCGACATGGCCGGTCTCGAGATCGACCGTGACCTGTGCTTCGGGGTCCACCGTCTGCACTGCATTCTGCACCGCGCTCACGCAGTGGCCGCAGCTCATGCCCGTCACCTGGAATTTCTGGCTCATCGTGTCGCTCCTTGGAATAAGACCGTTGAAGAAGGGTTGGAATTTTCGAGGCGAGGCAAGTTTGAACTTTCACACGATGTCAATGTCCAGTGCAGGGACACTAGAAACCCCTGCTTGACCTTGCCACCGTGTGAAGCCTTAGCCTTCACCCATGGACAACTTGCAGCAGACTCCCACCGCGCCCGGCAGGCTCGCCGCGCTCGACCTCTCCGTCGGCGGCATGACCTGCGCCTCGTGCGTCATGCGCGTCGAACGTGCCTTGAAGAACGTGCCCGGCGTGCAGGACGTGAGCGTGAACCTGGCGACGGAGTCCGCCCGTGTGGTGCCCGCCGCCGGTGCCGCCGGCGAAGGTCTCGACGCGCTCGACGTGCGCCTGCGTCGCGCAGTCCGGTCGGCCGGCTATGAGCCGCGCGCCGCGAGCACGCCTGCCGACGATGCCGCAGCGCTGTCGCCGTGGCATGGCTTCGGTCCCGTGGCCGTCGGCCTGGCACTGTCGATCCCGCTGCTGGCGCCGATGCTCGGCGACCCGTTCGGACAGGACTGGATGCTGCCGCCCTGGGTGCAACTGGTGCTGGCCCTGCCGGTGCAGTTCTGGCTCGGCGCGCGCTTCTACCGCGCCGGCTGGCATGCGGCGAAGGCCCGCACTGGCAACATGGATCTGCTGGTGGCGCTCGGCACCAGCGCGGCCTTCGGGTTGTCGCTGTGGCTGTGGTGGCGCGCCGCCACCGGCGAGCATGCGGGGCATGGCGCCGTGCCGCACCTCTACTTCGAAGCCTCGTCGGTGGTGATCACGCTGGTGCTGCTCGGCAAGTGGCTCGAGGCGCGCGCCAAGCGCCAGGCCACGTCGGCCATCCGCGCCCTGCAGCAGCTTCGTCCGGAGATCGCGCACCTCGTGGGCTTGCGCGGCAAGGAAAGCGACGTGCCGCTGGCCGAGGTGATGGTGGGCGACCGCCTCGCGGTGCGCCCCGGCGAGCGCGTGCCGGCGGATGCCGTGGTGCTCGAGGGCCAGTCGGAGGTCGACGAATCGATGCTCACCGGCGAGCCGCTGCCCGTGGCGAAGGAGCCCGGCGATGCGCTGACCGGCGGTGCGGTGAACGGCGACGGCCGCATGGTCGTGGAGGTGCGCGCGGTCGGCGCCGAGAGCGTGCTGGCGCGCATCGTCCGGCTGGTCGAGGACGCCCAGGCCGCGAAGGCGCCGATCCAGCGGCTGGTCGACAAGGTGGCGGCGGTGTTCGTGCCTGTGGTGCTGGTGATCGCGCTGGTCACGCTGGCAGGCTGGCTGGCCGCAGGGGCCGGCATCGAGACCGCGTTGATCCATGCGGTGGCGGTGCTCGTCATCGCCTGCCCCTGCGCACTGGGCCTGGCCACGCCGGTCGCGGTGATGGCGGGCACGGGCGTGGCGGCGCGCCACGGCATCCTGATCAAGGACGCGCGCGCACTGGAGATCGCGCACCGCGTGGACACGGTCGCGTTCGACAAGACCGGCACCCTTACCGTCGGCCGCCCGGTGCTCACGGCGCTGGTGCCGGTGGCCGGTGCTTCGGCCGACGAAGACGAACTGCTGGCCACCGCCGCCAGCCTGCAAAGCGGCAGCGAACATCCGCTTGCCAGGGCGGTGCTGTCGGCCGCGGCGCAGCGCAACCTGCAGGTGCCCGCGCTGGGCGTGATGCAGGCATGGCCGGGGCGCGGCGTGCGAGGCGACGTTGCCGGCACGCACTGGGCGATTGCCAGCCTGCGCTGGTGCCGCGAGCTCGACGCATCGCCCGATGGCGACGAAGTCGATCGCCTGCAGTCGCAGGGCGCGACGGTGTCGGCGCTGCTGCGCTTCGACGACGCAGGTGCCGCGCATGTGCAGGCGTTGCTGGCCTTCGCCGACGAGCCCAAGCCGCAGGCCGCCGAAGCGGTGCGCGCATTGCGCGCGCGCGGGCTGCGCGTGGTGATGATCTCGGGCGACAACCTGCGCGCTGCGCAGGCGATGGCGGCGCGCCTGGGCATCGATGCCGGCGACGTGCGGGCCGACGTGCTGCCGGCCGACAAGGCGGCGCAGGTCGGCGCATTGCGGAAGAACGGGTACATCGTCGCGATGGTCGGCGACGGCGCCAACGACGCGCCGGCGCTGGCCGCGGCCGATGTGGGCATCGCGATGGCGCCTTCGGGCGGCGGCACCGACGTGGCGATGGAAGCGGCAGGCATCACGCTGATGCGCGGCGACCTGGCACTGGTGGCGCAGGCCTTCGACCTGTCGGCGCGCACTGTGGCGAAGATCCGGCAGAACCTGTTCTGGGCCTTTGCCTACAACGTGGCCGGCATTCCGCTCGCCGCCTTCGGCCTGTTGAGTCCGGTGGTGGCCGGTGCGGCGATGGCCTTGTCGAGCGTGAGCGTGATGGCCAACGCGCTGCTGCTGCGGCGCTGGAAGCCCTGACTCTGCCCGCGCGGTTTCCTCAGTCGAGCAGCAGTGCCATCAGGTGGTCGTCGATGTAGTCGGCGTCGCCGGCGCGCTTGTAGAACTTGCGCAGCGTGCCTTCGCGCTCGAAGCCCAGCTTCTCGTAGAAGCGCAGCGCGGGTGCGTTGTCGCTTTCGGCGAAGAGCTCGATGCGCTTCACGCCGGCCGCCTTCAGTGCGTCGATGGCTTCGGTCACCATGGCCAGCGCGATGCCCTGGCCATGGAACGCCGGATCGACCGCCAGCGTGCCGAGGCAGGCCACGTGCTGGACGCGGCCCGGATAGCGCGTGGCGCGATAGAACCCCGCGAGCCGGCCGTCGTGCTCGTAGATGTGGAAGCAGCCGCTGTCGACCAGGTCGCGGTAGATGGGGCGGAATTCCTCGAGCGGCATCGGGTCGTAGCCCAGGAAGGGAACGACCTTCTCGTGCATGTAGAGGGCGTGGACGCTGACGAGATCTTCCGGTGTGGCGAGTCTGCGCATGGTGAGGGCTTCGGAACGTGCGAAGCGCAGAGCATAGCGAGGCTCAGGCGAGCAACACTGCGCAGAGCGCCAGCAGCACGGGTTGCGCGCACCAGGCCCAGCGCAGGCGAAGCTTTGCGTCGAGCACCGCACCGATCGACCAGAAGCCGCCGGCCGCCAGCGCCAGCAGGCCCAGTCCTGTGTGGAATGCGAGATCGTCGGCGCGCCACAGGAAAGCCAGCGTCACGCCGACCCAGCACGCGAAGTGAACCGAAGCCGATGCCACCTGCGCGCGCGTCAGCGCCGGCGCGTGGATCTGCATGGCTTCCTCGAGCGAGAACGGCGCATCGGGAAAGCGCGCCGCCACATCCTCGGGCCGCCAGCCCGGCGGCTTGAACCACACCGCGACCTTGTCGCGCCAGTGCTTCGTGTGCCATGCGTCGCGCAGCAGCGGCAGGTACGGACCGACGATCGCGCGCAGCGGATCGAAGCCGGCCATCGCCTTGCGCGTGCCATAGACGCACGGCTCCCTTTCTTCGGCGAAGGTGCCGAACATGCGGTCCCACACCACGAGCATGCCGCCGTAGTTGCGGTCGAGATAGCCGTCGTTCACCGCGTGGTGCACGCGATGGTTGGAGGGCGAGGAGAACACGCGGTCGAACCAGCCGAGCTTGCCGATGTGCTCGGTGTGGATCCAGAACTGGTAGACCAGCACGATCAGCCCCGCCAGGCCGAACTGCTCGGGCGGCACGCCCACCACGGCCATCGGCAGGTAGAAGGCCCAGCCCAGGAAGGCCACCGTGCTTTCCTGCCTCAGCGCGGTGGAGAAGTTGAACTGCTGGCTCTGGTGATGCACCGCGTGCGCGGCCCAGAACACGGCCGACTCGTGGCCCGCGCGGTGCAGCCAGTAGTCGAAGAAATCGAACAGCAGCACAGCCAGCACCCAGCCGATGGCGCTGTCCCAGAAATCGGGGCGGGTCCAGATCGCGACCAGCGGGTAGACCATCGCATAGAGGCCGATCTGGAACAGCTGCGTGCACACAGCGAGCGCCTGGCTCAGGAGGCCCTGGCTCAGGCTGCCGAGCGTGTCGCTGAAGCGGTAGGTGTTGCGCCGCCTGAGCCAGCCCCAGGCGAACTCGCACGCCATGAGCAGCGCGAACACGGGCACGACGAGAACGACCAGCCGATGCACCGTGTTCTTTTTTCAGCAAGCCTTCAGCGGATCTTCAGTCCTGCACCGCGGCACCGGCCACGATCACCGCGTTGGTGCCGCCGAACGCGAACGAATTGGACAGCGCATAGCGGATGCCCCTGGCCTCGCGCGCCTCGCCCCGGACGAAGTCGAGGTCGAAGGCGGCATCGGGCGTCTGCAGGTTCGCGATGGGTGGCAACGTTTCGCGTGCCAGCGCGCGCAGCGTGGCGATGAGTTCGATCGCGCCGCCCCCGCCGAGCACATGGCCATGGATGGCCTTGGTGGCGCTGACCGGCACGGCGTTGCCGAACACCTCGCGGATCGATGCGGCTTCTGCGGCGTCGCCTGCCGAGGTGGCGGTGCCGTGCGCGTTGATGTGGCCGATGTCCGAGGCTTCGATGCCGGCGTCGCGCAGGGCGGCGCGCATCGCACGCACCTGGCCCGCGGTGTCGGGGTTGGTGATGTGCGTGCCGTCGCAGTTGGTCGCGTAGCCCGCGAGCACGAAGGGCGCGGGCTGCGCGCCGCGTGCCTCGGCATGCGCCTGCGATTCGAGCACCAGCGCGGCCGCGCCTTCGCCGATGGCAAAGCCCGCGCGGTCGCCCGAGAACGGACGGCAAGCTGCAGAAGGCGCGTCGGCAGGCGGCGGCGCCATCACGCGCATCGCGTTCCAGCTGGCGAGCACGCCGGGCGTGAGCATGGCGTCATGGCCGCCCACGATGGCCACGTCGATCCAGCCGCCGCGGATGGCGCGCATCGCCTCGCCGATGGCCACGGCCGAGGACGCGCAGGCGCATGCGTACGCTATGGCCGATCCGCGCGCGCCGAAGTGCAGGGCCAGTTCCGCCACCGCGGCATTGGGCATCACGGTGAGCACCGTGGTCGGGCGCATGCGGCGCTGCTCGCCGTAGAGCACGCTCGTGGTGTTGTCGAAAGTGCCCGCGCCCGCGAGGCCGCTGCCCCAGAAGATGCCGAGCCGGTCGCGGTCGATGCCGTCGAGCTCGAGACCGGCGTCGGAGGCCGCGTCCTGCGCGGCGGCCAGCGACATGGCCGTGCCGCGGTCCAGCGGCAGGCGCGAGGTGCTGCGCACGCCGTTCGAATCGAATTCGCAGGCGGCGACGGCGAGCTGCACCGTGTCCATGCCCTTGATCTCGAGCGCCTGCACGCGCACAGCCGAGCGGCCTGCGAACAGCGCATCGTCGAAGGCCTCGACGGTGCGGCCGATGGGCGTGACGAAGCCGATGCCGCTCACGCGCACCGGTGCTGCAGCAGCGCGCGCGGCCGAGGCGGCGAGGACGGCGTGGGCGGCACCGCTGCTCATGCGACGGCTTCGGCAGGTTCTGCCGTGGCGTTCGCGGCACTGCCGTCGCTCTCGG encodes:
- a CDS encoding GNAT family N-acetyltransferase, whose protein sequence is MRCSTQSFACAGPGARNPCCWRSAQCCSPEPRYALRFARSEALTMRRLATPEDLVSVHALYMHEKVVPFLGYDPMPLEEFRPIYRDLVDSGCFHIYEHDGRLAGFYRATRYPGRVQHVACLGTLAVDPAFHGQGIALAMVTEAIDALKAAGVKRIELFAESDNAPALRFYEKLGFEREGTLRKFYKRAGDADYIDDHLMALLLD
- a CDS encoding beta-ketoacyl-[acyl-carrier-protein] synthase family protein, translating into MSSGAAHAVLAASAARAAAAPVRVSGIGFVTPIGRTVEAFDDALFAGRSAVRVQALEIKGMDTVQLAVAACEFDSNGVRSTSRLPLDRGTAMSLAAAQDAASDAGLELDGIDRDRLGIFWGSGLAGAGTFDNTTSVLYGEQRRMRPTTVLTVMPNAAVAELALHFGARGSAIAYACACASSAVAIGEAMRAIRGGWIDVAIVGGHDAMLTPGVLASWNAMRVMAPPPADAPSAACRPFSGDRAGFAIGEGAAALVLESQAHAEARGAQPAPFVLAGYATNCDGTHITNPDTAGQVRAMRAALRDAGIEASDIGHINAHGTATSAGDAAEAASIREVFGNAVPVSATKAIHGHVLGGGGAIELIATLRALARETLPPIANLQTPDAAFDLDFVRGEAREARGIRYALSNSFAFGGTNAVIVAGAAVQD
- a CDS encoding sterol desaturase family protein — encoded protein: MHRLVVLVVPVFALLMACEFAWGWLRRRNTYRFSDTLGSLSQGLLSQALAVCTQLFQIGLYAMVYPLVAIWTRPDFWDSAIGWVLAVLLFDFFDYWLHRAGHESAVFWAAHAVHHQSQQFNFSTALRQESTVAFLGWAFYLPMAVVGVPPEQFGLAGLIVLVYQFWIHTEHIGKLGWFDRVFSSPSNHRVHHAVNDGYLDRNYGGMLVVWDRMFGTFAEEREPCVYGTRKAMAGFDPLRAIVGPYLPLLRDAWHTKHWRDKVAVWFKPPGWRPEDVAARFPDAPFSLEEAMQIHAPALTRAQVASASVHFACWVGVTLAFLWRADDLAFHTGLGLLALAAGGFWSIGAVLDAKLRLRWAWCAQPVLLALCAVLLA
- a CDS encoding heavy-metal-associated domain-containing protein; translated protein: MSQKFQVTGMSCGHCVSAVQNAVQTVDPEAQVTVDLETGHVDVLSAQPRKDIVAAIENAGYAVQ
- the cueR gene encoding Cu(I)-responsive transcriptional regulator, which translates into the protein MTVNAAQSAPVAIGEAAQRSGVSARMVRHYEGLGLLPAVARTESGYRQYGEADVHTLRFIKRSRDLGFSMDEIAELVGLWHNRRRASSSVKRIAQKHLGELEQRIADMQSMRNTLAHLVHCCHGDARPDCPILDDLSKV
- a CDS encoding YcjF family protein, giving the protein MTPSETKSIVTLSLLAAFVDGEKHERERAEIKRIAEGLSQADGLNLPTLYQDVLMKRVSLASVAGELKSAEARQLAYEMAVCVCDADGTQSEAERMFLADVRTSLGLDASAAGFSQQAEEIAAVPMAAAAGTAVAAGAASGVATNAPDAAELDKSILNAAILNGALELLPETLSTMAIIPLQMKLVYRIGQAHGYQLDSGHIKDFLATVGVGLTSQYLEQAGRKLLGGLLGKVGGGLLRGLGNQAVSSGMSFASTYALGHVAKRYYAGGRTLSTQMLKDAFAGVVKEGQGLQAQYLPAIQEKARTLDAGKVLSLVRGA
- a CDS encoding heavy metal translocating P-type ATPase; its protein translation is MDNLQQTPTAPGRLAALDLSVGGMTCASCVMRVERALKNVPGVQDVSVNLATESARVVPAAGAAGEGLDALDVRLRRAVRSAGYEPRAASTPADDAAALSPWHGFGPVAVGLALSIPLLAPMLGDPFGQDWMLPPWVQLVLALPVQFWLGARFYRAGWHAAKARTGNMDLLVALGTSAAFGLSLWLWWRAATGEHAGHGAVPHLYFEASSVVITLVLLGKWLEARAKRQATSAIRALQQLRPEIAHLVGLRGKESDVPLAEVMVGDRLAVRPGERVPADAVVLEGQSEVDESMLTGEPLPVAKEPGDALTGGAVNGDGRMVVEVRAVGAESVLARIVRLVEDAQAAKAPIQRLVDKVAAVFVPVVLVIALVTLAGWLAAGAGIETALIHAVAVLVIACPCALGLATPVAVMAGTGVAARHGILIKDARALEIAHRVDTVAFDKTGTLTVGRPVLTALVPVAGASADEDELLATAASLQSGSEHPLARAVLSAAAQRNLQVPALGVMQAWPGRGVRGDVAGTHWAIASLRWCRELDASPDGDEVDRLQSQGATVSALLRFDDAGAAHVQALLAFADEPKPQAAEAVRALRARGLRVVMISGDNLRAAQAMAARLGIDAGDVRADVLPADKAAQVGALRKNGYIVAMVGDGANDAPALAAADVGIAMAPSGGGTDVAMEAAGITLMRGDLALVAQAFDLSARTVAKIRQNLFWAFAYNVAGIPLAAFGLLSPVVAGAAMALSSVSVMANALLLRRWKP